One genomic region from Chlamydia poikilotherma encodes:
- a CDS encoding autotransporter outer membrane beta-barrel domain-containing protein — MYLRDNATKKINIDSLDIHAINQKAHYGHQGIWSPYWEEYTTTANSASAETANTSHHILYADWTPTGYIPNPKYSTPLIANALWGSVYTTLSGMRTFPSPIANPNYFELSGQGLLMAVRQRNRLGVRGFHMESAGYAANSSAATEINHKISFSFSQQMSHIKEHATSNKVSSKNYFGGMQLRLPWFDDSVITTASLAYNYGDHTAKHFYTEDNKASDGYFYSHTFGACLNFTLDLNPINNAFSVAPFLEALAFRATLSSFIEQGKFPRKFSVNRPLETITLPMGMLMQWTRNVHLPTIWQIQLAYHPVVYRHYPKVLTTLMASSGTWPSSGTPITRHAFAYKIENETRILSHLKIFLNYQGEFSSSTFSNYLKAGSALTF; from the coding sequence TTGTATCTTCGCGATAATGCAACGAAGAAAATCAATATCGATTCTCTAGATATTCATGCTATCAATCAAAAAGCTCATTATGGCCATCAAGGAATATGGTCTCCCTACTGGGAAGAATACACAACAACAGCCAATTCTGCCTCAGCAGAGACAGCAAATACTTCCCACCATATACTCTATGCAGATTGGACACCTACTGGCTATATTCCTAACCCTAAATACAGCACTCCTCTCATCGCTAACGCTCTTTGGGGATCTGTATACACCACACTCTCAGGAATGCGTACTTTCCCTTCTCCAATAGCTAATCCTAATTATTTTGAACTCAGCGGTCAAGGATTGCTCATGGCTGTTCGCCAACGCAATCGCTTAGGTGTGCGTGGATTCCATATGGAATCCGCAGGCTATGCAGCAAACTCCTCTGCTGCAACTGAAATAAATCATAAGATTTCTTTCTCATTTTCCCAGCAAATGTCTCACATTAAAGAGCATGCCACATCTAATAAAGTCTCGTCAAAAAACTACTTCGGAGGCATGCAATTGCGTCTGCCTTGGTTCGACGATTCTGTAATTACAACAGCATCCCTAGCCTACAATTATGGAGATCATACAGCGAAGCACTTCTATACAGAAGATAATAAAGCCTCCGACGGCTATTTCTATAGCCACACATTCGGAGCCTGTCTGAATTTCACGCTAGATCTCAACCCAATTAATAACGCATTTTCTGTAGCACCATTCCTAGAAGCTCTAGCCTTCAGAGCCACACTCTCAAGCTTTATAGAACAGGGAAAGTTTCCACGGAAATTCTCGGTAAATAGACCTTTAGAAACTATCACATTGCCTATGGGAATGCTCATGCAATGGACACGTAATGTACACTTACCAACAATCTGGCAAATACAACTTGCTTACCACCCTGTCGTCTATAGACACTACCCAAAAGTATTGACAACACTCATGGCAAGTAGTGGAACTTGGCCCTCATCAGGAACACCAATCACACGCCATGCTTTCGCTTATAAAATAGAAAATGAAACTAGGATCTTATCTCATCTAAAAATTTTCTTAAACTATCAAGGAGAATTTTCCTCTTCCACCTTCTCTAATTACCTAAAAGCAGGAAGCGCGTTAACCTTTTAA
- a CDS encoding polymorphic outer membrane protein middle domain-containing protein, whose amino-acid sequence MKHKFINNLILSTSWLAYFYNIDAREVVFPFPTPSMESLYIPKSIELLLQRTNLNGETRSTHSLTLQNYEEIFSISQLSNDSEGACLKFNKLYIQDTQGPIILIGNITPRSGGGIYTSNNLEITNSNRFIIFSNNLARSTAIAVRSNYGGAISSRYLDIKNNRAPIYFLRNSSVSSGGAIMAGKTFNLSDNTSSCVFFDNVAISDTSLGGALRLEQFNCMNNLGDTVFVNNQSGSGGAISAIYDCLFSGNLGNIIFKNNLAICTTNDNEFSGGAIAARNIILENNKGITSFHNNSSAVHGGACRCVKFIIRNNNDVYFTNNSCQLGGAIIVLGSGCGIELSADKGNIIFNNNLSMSSANKIRRNAIYIGSSNAASIQFGAKLGHHILFYDPIEHELDTSNNMIINPNSEDLGCVIFSGATVNDNLKTEDNLFSKCKNTIELKNGVLAIENDAGIATYKFIQTGGLVCLGTGGTLTTRENVSNNKAADLKLNNLGLILPQLLSSKAKAAKLWIYPSKTTQNAVDSFQENIEASISVSGDLILANEEGHSPYDDADLSSAITRIPPLVSSR is encoded by the coding sequence ATGAAACATAAGTTTATTAACAATCTTATTCTCTCAACATCGTGGTTGGCTTATTTTTATAATATAGATGCTAGAGAAGTGGTTTTTCCTTTCCCAACGCCCTCTATGGAATCCCTCTACATCCCCAAATCTATAGAGTTACTACTGCAGAGAACAAACTTAAATGGAGAGACACGTTCTACTCATTCATTAACATTACAAAATTATGAAGAGATCTTTTCTATTTCCCAGCTCTCTAATGATTCAGAGGGAGCGTGCTTAAAATTTAATAAACTCTATATTCAAGATACTCAAGGTCCCATTATCCTAATTGGCAATATAACACCACGTTCAGGAGGTGGAATCTATACTAGCAACAATTTAGAGATTACGAATAGTAATCGGTTTATTATTTTCTCAAATAATTTAGCGCGTAGCACAGCAATTGCAGTCCGTTCAAATTATGGCGGTGCTATAAGCTCAAGATATCTGGACATTAAAAATAATAGAGCACCTATTTATTTCCTTAGAAATTCCTCTGTTTCAAGTGGCGGCGCTATCATGGCGGGGAAGACGTTCAATTTATCCGATAACACATCCTCCTGTGTTTTTTTCGATAATGTAGCCATATCAGATACGAGTCTAGGAGGAGCCTTACGACTAGAACAATTCAACTGTATGAACAACTTAGGCGATACAGTATTTGTCAATAATCAATCTGGAAGCGGTGGTGCCATCTCCGCCATTTATGACTGTCTGTTCTCAGGGAATCTAGGAAATATTATCTTTAAAAATAATTTAGCCATTTGCACAACAAATGATAATGAATTTTCTGGTGGCGCTATCGCAGCAAGGAATATCATTTTAGAAAATAACAAAGGAATAACCTCTTTTCATAATAATTCTTCCGCGGTCCATGGTGGAGCTTGCAGATGCGTTAAATTTATTATTCGCAACAACAATGATGTCTATTTTACAAATAACTCTTGTCAATTGGGAGGAGCTATAATCGTTCTAGGTAGTGGCTGTGGCATCGAACTATCTGCAGATAAAGGAAATATTATTTTCAATAATAACTTATCCATGTCCTCAGCAAATAAAATCCGCAGGAATGCTATATACATAGGAAGTAGTAACGCTGCTTCTATTCAATTTGGAGCTAAATTAGGACATCATATCCTTTTTTATGATCCTATTGAACATGAATTAGATACATCCAATAACATGATCATCAATCCTAACAGTGAGGATCTAGGCTGTGTTATATTTTCAGGCGCTACAGTTAACGATAATCTTAAAACAGAGGATAACTTATTTTCAAAATGCAAAAACACTATAGAGCTTAAAAACGGTGTTCTAGCAATTGAAAATGACGCAGGAATTGCTACTTATAAATTTATACAAACTGGAGGACTTGTTTGTTTAGGAACAGGAGGTACGCTAACGACAAGAGAAAACGTTAGCAATAATAAAGCTGCTGATCTGAAATTAAATAATCTCGGATTAATCCTTCCTCAACTACTTTCAAGTAAAGCAAAAGCAGCAAAATTATGGATTTATCCATCCAAAACTACGCAAAATGCTGTTGATTCTTTTCAAGAAAACATAGAAGCATCAATCAGTGTTTCCGGCGATCTAATACTAGCTAACGAAGAAGGACATAGTCCATATGATGATGCGGATCTTTCCAGTGCTATTACACGAATACCCCCTCTTGTATCTTCGCGATAA
- a CDS encoding polymorphic outer membrane protein middle domain-containing protein yields MTFKGNLSGKGGAIFSTTSTSIIDNHASITFSNNSSCNGTASGPGNGGAINSSTITIEKNKQSLIFDGNSAAHAGGALSCQNLTIQDNGPTYFFNNTACWGGAFYGQTANGSTLLSADNGDIIFNNNITIARDGPSRSAMFFSSNHTLSLGATSNQRICFFDTIDTSNVTSFTINPEAKHTGAVVFSAAHVQPNLTTNLKSIQTSYNNELRIKHGIISVENGAQLSAYKITSEANTYLCLGNSAVVKTQQKSNSIKDSNLQIKNIGILLTEVLQPKAISPMLWIYPEGGGAGGYSPNSDAKISVSGSLTLWNEWYCDPYDSIDLSQPIDGIPLLHFSEPENNSITIDDFDIQSINSHQHYGHQGIWTPYWKEIKTPSITTSADTTNSKHRYLYANWLPTGYIVNPQHRGDLVANTLRQTAYKATAFYPSLIDNATPSFYLQGQGLGMHTHQKDKNAILGFSSRSLGYSGKCLLSSKTNHKFLLTFSQVIGKMKEHTSTNKISSHNYLVNLSLQIPWFNEHLITTASLGYCYGDHHMQSFYTQNKKSETQFEDHALSARISCYLYEKLSLLNHYFTPYIQLSGVRAEQTKINETGDFPRKFSNEHPLIDVTLPIGIQTSWAPKTHLPSFWEIQLAYQPSIYRQNPKILTTLLASNGSWISSGSSVTPHSLHAEVRNSIYLFHNIVAFLNYQLDLSSSTTSHYINAGSRVVF; encoded by the coding sequence ATTACATTTAAAGGGAATCTATCTGGAAAAGGTGGGGCGATTTTTTCTACAACGTCCACAAGTATCATAGATAATCATGCGTCTATTACCTTTTCTAATAATTCTTCTTGTAACGGCACAGCCAGCGGTCCAGGAAATGGCGGAGCTATTAACAGCTCAACTATTACCATCGAAAAGAATAAACAATCTTTGATATTTGATGGAAATTCTGCAGCTCATGCCGGGGGAGCTCTATCCTGTCAAAACTTAACTATCCAAGATAATGGGCCTACTTATTTTTTCAATAATACTGCTTGTTGGGGAGGGGCATTTTATGGACAAACAGCAAACGGTTCTACCCTGCTATCAGCAGATAATGGTGATATAATTTTCAATAATAATATCACGATAGCTAGAGATGGCCCTTCTCGATCAGCCATGTTTTTCTCTAGTAATCACACGTTATCGTTAGGCGCCACGAGTAATCAACGTATATGCTTTTTCGATACAATAGATACTAGCAATGTGACCTCGTTTACTATTAATCCTGAAGCTAAACACACGGGAGCGGTAGTATTTTCAGCAGCTCACGTTCAACCAAATTTAACTACAAATCTAAAAAGTATTCAAACTAGCTATAATAATGAGCTCAGAATCAAACATGGTATCATCTCTGTCGAAAATGGTGCGCAGTTATCAGCATATAAAATCACCTCCGAAGCTAATACATATCTTTGCTTAGGCAATAGTGCCGTCGTTAAAACTCAACAGAAAAGTAATTCAATAAAAGACAGTAATTTACAAATAAAAAATATAGGAATTCTCCTCACAGAAGTTCTACAACCTAAAGCTATTTCTCCTATGCTCTGGATTTATCCGGAGGGAGGAGGAGCAGGTGGATATTCTCCGAACTCTGATGCAAAGATTTCAGTATCAGGCTCTCTAACTTTATGGAATGAATGGTATTGTGATCCTTACGATAGCATAGATCTTTCTCAACCTATTGACGGCATTCCTCTCCTACATTTTTCTGAACCAGAAAATAATTCAATAACAATTGATGATTTCGATATTCAATCGATAAATTCTCATCAACATTACGGTCATCAAGGAATTTGGACTCCGTATTGGAAAGAGATCAAAACGCCATCTATCACGACATCAGCAGATACAACAAATTCAAAACATCGGTACCTCTATGCTAATTGGCTGCCCACAGGTTACATAGTAAATCCGCAACATCGAGGAGATCTCGTAGCCAATACCCTTCGGCAAACAGCCTATAAAGCAACTGCTTTTTACCCTTCCCTGATAGATAACGCTACTCCATCCTTTTATCTACAAGGTCAGGGATTAGGAATGCATACACACCAAAAAGATAAAAATGCAATTTTAGGATTTTCTTCTAGGTCTTTAGGATATAGTGGAAAATGTCTTCTTTCATCAAAAACCAACCATAAGTTCTTGCTCACATTCTCACAAGTGATTGGAAAAATGAAAGAACACACGTCAACAAATAAAATTAGCTCTCATAACTACCTAGTAAACTTATCTTTGCAAATACCCTGGTTTAATGAACACCTTATAACTACAGCCTCTTTAGGCTATTGTTATGGGGATCATCATATGCAAAGTTTTTATACACAAAATAAGAAATCTGAAACACAATTTGAAGATCATGCCCTAAGCGCACGTATAAGTTGTTATCTTTATGAAAAACTTTCTCTTTTGAATCACTACTTTACACCATATATTCAATTAAGTGGTGTACGTGCAGAACAAACTAAAATCAATGAAACTGGAGATTTCCCTAGGAAATTCTCTAACGAGCATCCCCTGATTGATGTAACTCTACCTATAGGAATTCAGACCTCTTGGGCACCTAAAACCCATCTACCAAGCTTCTGGGAAATCCAACTTGCCTATCAGCCTTCAATCTATAGACAAAATCCGAAAATCCTTACCACACTACTAGCAAGTAACGGATCTTGGATATCTTCAGGATCTTCAGTAACACCACATAGCTTACATGCTGAAGTAAGAAACTCGATCTATCTATTTCACAATATAGTTGCCTTCTTGAACTACCAACTAGATCTATCTTCATCTACGACGTCTCACTATATAAATGCCGGAAGTAGAGTGGTGTTTTGA
- a CDS encoding autotransporter outer membrane beta-barrel domain-containing protein, with product MGSKLTKYLTSVSLALALFNNAYADDATQISTNPTTKESEIKTDRKGDFVANIFWQSTYAATSGMNASRLSLESLSDTSFYFDIEGGALGLCLYQQDMAEKVGFHMDGKGYYTGISFGSPSLYKIGFKFATQHTNANANIGHNEVASDYLSLGSYWEIHCFKGKFIISGNYLYTHGLHELNYTHRELLGACYGSFESQTVGSALSFYFPLKARTNDRLTIIPFFRYQAFISKQDSFTEDGARVRTFVTPDDLVDVSLPFGLHNKLAFHGCCPSIWELEVAYKPTLLRKTPLVGSVLVADNGSWISSPTDVNYHAFSINLKNETRLFKHLHINFDYQCDISSSTCSHYILGGGKLSF from the coding sequence ATGGGATCTAAATTAACGAAATACTTAACGTCTGTAAGTTTGGCTCTTGCACTGTTTAACAATGCATATGCTGATGATGCAACTCAAATCTCTACAAATCCAACAACTAAAGAAAGTGAAATAAAGACAGATCGCAAAGGTGATTTCGTAGCGAATATCTTTTGGCAATCTACCTATGCTGCGACATCTGGAATGAACGCATCTAGATTATCTTTAGAATCTCTAAGTGATACATCTTTTTATTTTGATATTGAAGGTGGTGCTTTAGGTCTCTGTCTTTATCAACAAGATATGGCAGAAAAAGTAGGATTCCATATGGACGGCAAGGGATATTACACAGGAATCTCTTTTGGCTCTCCTTCTCTTTACAAAATTGGTTTTAAGTTTGCTACGCAACATACCAACGCTAATGCTAATATTGGTCATAACGAAGTAGCATCAGATTATTTATCCTTAGGGAGTTACTGGGAAATCCATTGCTTTAAAGGGAAATTCATTATTTCAGGAAATTACCTCTATACCCACGGTCTGCACGAGTTAAACTATACTCACCGCGAACTTTTAGGAGCTTGCTACGGCTCATTCGAAAGTCAGACAGTAGGTAGCGCGCTATCCTTTTACTTCCCTTTAAAAGCTAGAACAAATGATCGTCTGACTATCATTCCATTTTTCCGCTATCAAGCCTTTATCTCAAAACAAGATAGCTTCACAGAAGACGGTGCTCGTGTACGTACTTTCGTAACGCCTGATGATCTTGTTGACGTCAGCCTACCTTTTGGATTGCACAATAAATTAGCCTTCCATGGATGCTGCCCATCCATCTGGGAATTAGAAGTTGCTTATAAACCAACACTCCTACGCAAAACACCTTTAGTAGGTTCCGTATTAGTAGCAGACAATGGCTCCTGGATTTCTTCACCCACAGATGTGAATTATCATGCCTTTTCTATAAATCTTAAAAACGAAACACGATTATTCAAACATCTACATATAAACTTTGATTATCAATGCGATATCTCCTCATCTACATGTAGTCATTACATACTAGGTGGAGGAAAACTCTCTTTCTAA
- a CDS encoding polymorphic outer membrane protein middle domain-containing protein, with translation MPLSLRSSSFCFLACLCSSVWVSAQTINQAKLTPPLYNIGEAFHLTSNCFIEDVYGAKFPSSFLGSSTNFTIFGRNRSLTFAQCHAPLIDNASLISATEALTLTNLSKLVLNENVSTGKNGLISGKKILVTSSRSVVVTNNRTPYTPVVTEITGPNPSTTVNCFCGSAIHTETSLDITKIRDNITFHSNSGNFGAALLNKTDATCNIENNSAAISFSQNFAACGGGAIYDGEITFKNNSGPITLSGNTAANGLLTKTPTNPATIIAAGCGGAICAPTKSVTFANNTGECNINYNLAENDGGAIYATTCDLTTSSPTYLNKNAAKRNGGAICAKALTITSKGPMVFFNNRAQKGGAIYVASTVGETNNPPASTLSLTASAGDMVFIGNMLDNRPGTRNAIEVEGDGKITSLNATGLSNIIFHDPITNKGPTITNPTTLDTIKINSPGLSGTVKFTSETLTVSEKLNPDNSTTSLFGKVIIEDGQLVVTNDATVNVLGLTATEGRLTLGSGASVSLLTTTAGQPTTDNFTIGKLGFDAKSYLNPNYSTASVITPTGKTITLSGSLDIVSEDEEDLYDNPLLLASLSIPLVTFTSNGNAAPTTTNFTAGNIEIPQHYGYQGVWSSTWTIPLLAPTPNGGIPSGTNNRTLYVIWRPDPAYRAPYVLDPERRGELVSNTLWTSFLATQAFSEALKETFLSEQEGVLISAKAIGSYVRHPSQKTHDGFKGRYGGYQASIGIHYPDDASVGLAFGQLYGQVKSKPYDAQSTEQISLVALFGKFLVATENNATSISWEASYGYTVNHMKTNYLNSITQRTRKSKGRWHNNTYHASISVEHPFLTWCTLTRRVAHDLELSGFISAEFMGGWQNAFSEKGALPRSFSRGRGHNITLPIGFTSEWYTPFKKAPSTLTLKLAYKPDVYRVNPHNVITILANRESIPIKGAQIPRNGFYLQMHDSVELSQHATGFLDYVFDSKRSYASHRITTGLQGKF, from the coding sequence ATGCCTCTTTCTTTAAGATCTTCTTCTTTTTGCTTTTTGGCTTGCTTATGCAGCTCGGTGTGGGTTTCTGCCCAAACCATAAATCAAGCTAAGCTTACGCCTCCTTTGTATAATATAGGAGAAGCTTTCCACCTGACTTCGAATTGTTTCATTGAAGATGTCTACGGAGCTAAGTTCCCCTCATCTTTCTTAGGATCGAGTACAAACTTCACCATATTCGGAAGAAATCGTTCATTAACATTTGCGCAATGTCACGCTCCTTTAATAGATAATGCATCGTTAATCTCAGCTACAGAAGCACTGACATTAACAAATCTGTCTAAGCTTGTTCTTAATGAAAACGTCTCTACAGGAAAGAATGGTCTTATCTCAGGAAAAAAGATCTTAGTTACTTCCTCAAGATCTGTAGTAGTTACAAACAACCGAACTCCCTATACTCCTGTAGTTACAGAAATTACCGGTCCCAATCCTTCAACTACGGTAAATTGCTTTTGCGGTTCTGCGATTCATACAGAAACAAGCTTAGATATTACGAAAATTCGTGATAATATTACCTTTCATAGCAACTCTGGCAACTTCGGAGCAGCTCTCCTTAATAAAACAGATGCTACCTGTAATATCGAGAACAACTCTGCAGCAATCTCTTTCTCTCAAAACTTTGCTGCTTGTGGTGGAGGAGCTATTTATGATGGAGAAATCACCTTTAAGAACAACTCAGGACCGATTACCCTATCAGGAAACACTGCAGCAAATGGGTTGCTAACAAAAACACCTACAAATCCTGCTACAATTATAGCTGCGGGTTGTGGAGGTGCGATTTGCGCACCAACAAAGTCTGTGACATTTGCTAATAATACTGGTGAGTGCAACATAAATTATAACCTTGCTGAAAACGATGGTGGGGCAATTTATGCAACTACATGTGATCTTACAACTAGTTCTCCTACATATTTAAATAAAAATGCTGCCAAGAGAAATGGTGGAGCTATTTGTGCAAAAGCTCTTACTATAACTTCCAAAGGTCCTATGGTGTTCTTCAACAACAGAGCACAAAAAGGCGGAGCTATTTATGTTGCTTCTACTGTTGGTGAAACTAACAATCCTCCTGCCTCAACTTTAAGCTTAACAGCAAGTGCTGGAGACATGGTTTTTATCGGCAATATGCTTGATAATCGCCCAGGAACACGTAATGCTATCGAAGTTGAAGGAGATGGTAAAATCACCTCTCTCAATGCTACGGGATTATCTAATATTATCTTCCATGACCCTATCACAAATAAAGGTCCTACAATTACAAATCCCACAACTTTAGACACGATTAAAATCAATTCCCCAGGGCTTTCTGGAACAGTAAAATTCACATCAGAGACCCTCACCGTATCAGAGAAATTAAATCCTGATAACTCTACAACTTCTTTGTTTGGCAAGGTTATTATTGAAGATGGTCAGCTGGTTGTCACCAATGACGCTACCGTCAATGTTCTTGGCTTGACTGCAACCGAAGGAAGGTTAACTTTAGGTTCTGGAGCCTCTGTTAGTTTGCTTACAACTACAGCTGGTCAGCCTACTACCGATAATTTCACTATTGGGAAGCTAGGATTTGATGCGAAGTCATATTTAAACCCAAATTATTCTACTGCTTCAGTAATCACACCTACCGGGAAAACAATTACATTATCCGGTTCTTTAGATATTGTTTCTGAGGATGAAGAAGATCTCTATGATAATCCTCTACTATTAGCCTCCCTATCTATTCCCTTAGTTACTTTTACAAGTAATGGAAATGCTGCTCCGACAACAACTAATTTCACAGCCGGGAATATCGAAATTCCTCAACATTACGGCTATCAAGGGGTATGGTCATCTACATGGACAATACCATTATTAGCTCCTACACCTAATGGCGGCATTCCTTCTGGAACAAATAACCGCACTCTCTATGTTATATGGAGACCAGATCCCGCCTACCGTGCTCCCTACGTTTTAGATCCTGAACGTCGTGGAGAACTTGTATCCAATACCCTATGGACTTCCTTCTTAGCAACGCAAGCATTCTCAGAAGCTTTAAAAGAAACTTTCCTTTCTGAACAAGAAGGTGTTCTGATTTCTGCAAAAGCTATCGGTAGCTATGTCCGTCATCCTTCACAAAAGACACATGATGGATTTAAAGGAAGATACGGAGGTTATCAAGCCTCTATTGGTATCCATTATCCTGATGATGCTTCTGTAGGCCTAGCTTTTGGTCAGCTTTATGGACAAGTAAAGAGCAAACCTTACGATGCACAAAGTACAGAACAAATCAGTTTAGTCGCTTTGTTTGGAAAATTCCTCGTTGCTACAGAAAATAATGCAACGAGCATCTCGTGGGAAGCGTCATATGGTTACACAGTAAACCATATGAAAACAAATTACCTAAACTCCATCACTCAAAGAACTCGAAAATCTAAAGGACGTTGGCATAACAATACGTACCATGCTTCCATATCTGTAGAACATCCGTTCTTAACATGGTGCACACTTACACGTAGAGTTGCTCATGATCTTGAGCTTTCAGGATTTATATCCGCAGAGTTTATGGGTGGTTGGCAAAATGCATTTTCCGAAAAAGGTGCGCTACCACGTAGTTTTTCTAGAGGCCGTGGGCACAACATCACCCTACCTATAGGATTTACTTCCGAATGGTACACACCATTCAAAAAGGCACCTTCAACTCTCACATTGAAACTTGCCTATAAACCTGATGTCTATAGAGTAAACCCTCATAACGTAATTACCATCTTAGCAAACCGCGAGAGCATTCCTATAAAGGGAGCACAAATCCCCCGTAATGGATTCTACCTACAAATGCATGACAGTGTAGAACTCTCTCAGCATGCAACAGGATTCTTAGATTACGTATTTGATTCAAAAAGATCCTACGCAAGCCATCGTATAACGACAGGATTGCAAGGAAAATTTTAA